Within Candidatus Babeliales bacterium, the genomic segment CGGCCTCCATCCACGAAAAGGCATCGATCAGCGTCATGTCAGAAAAACCAAGCCGCAACTTGCCCAAAATAATGCGCATCACATATTTGCCCGAAATGGGGTCAATCGTACGCAAAAGCTCAAGTAAAAATTTATCTTTCTCGTCCTGCGAACCAGTGCCGGTAATATTTAAAAACTGGTGCAATTTTTTATCAATTTCGCGTAACGTTAAATCTTCTTTAAAGAGTGAGGCATGATGCGCTTTGGCAATAACCACCCCAACATCGCCATAACTACTTGCACGATTTTTGATAACCGTTTCGGTCTCTCCTAAAAGTTTTGCAACCACTTTGATAGCACTTTTTTGCGCAAAGTTAAACTGCGTGCTTAGGTAGGGCGGGCGCAAACTACCAAGCGACAAATACGCAATAGTAGCCGCATCGGTCGGTGTTGCTTTTTTGAGTAGGCCTGCCAAGGCGTGAGTCATAACCAAACGAGACGACTCTTGCTCCAACTCATCAAACGTTTGAGCAACTTCACTAAATTTCATAGCACACCCTTAGCGATTATGATTAAAAAATTGAGACAAATTGTTTTTGTGCCGCACCACAAGCCAACAACAAAGCACAACAAAAAAATAAAACATGAGGTCAATGTTGACTAAAAGGCCATAGTACAACGTAAGCAGTACAATTGAACCAAGCGAGGCAATAAATGATTGCCGTGTGATAGCAAACAAACAAGCCCAGGCTACAACAAATAAAACAACCAAATAAAGCGGTATCAAGTACAACAACGCGCCAAGTGCTGTTGCCACACCCTTGCCACCTTTAAAGCGCAAAAATATTGAGCAGGCATTACCAAACAAGAGCGCTGCCGCACACAACACCAAATAGTTTTGGTTGAACATAACCCCTTGACTGCGCAGCACAAGATCGGCAACAAACATTACTAGAAAGGCTTTGAGTGCATCAAAAAAGAGAATAAGAAAAAAGAAATTAATATTGCCCAAAACGCGCGCAACGTTAGTGGCACCAATATTGCCCGAACCATGCTGCGTAATGTCGATCTTAAAAAAAAACCGGCACAGTAAGTAGCCAGAAGGAATAGAACCCACTAAATAAGCAAAAATTAGTAATGGACACACAACAACCATTATCATCTTCAAACCTCACGTTATAAAAAAACATAAAAAAAAGCCGCACATCTTTTTAAAGATGAACGGCTTTAAACCTTTTAGTGCATGAATCTGTGGTAGCGGCGCAGGGATTCGAACCCCGGACCTACGGATTATGATTCCGCCGCTCTAACCAACTGAGCTACGCCGCCATGCAATTAAAAATTTCACGTTAAACTCTTATCACGCTATAAAATTTTATTACTAAAATCTTATGGAACGAACACCCATTCTGTCCATGGTAAATGAAAAGAGCGATTTCAAAAAGTACACGCCTGAAAGGATTGTAGCAACAATACCCATCATAAGCGTTACAGCAAAGCCCTTAATGGCAGGCCCGCCGAAGTAAAACAACACCGCACCAGTTAAGAATGTGGTAATGTTTGAGTCAAGGATAACCGGCATTACGCCTTTAAAACCATTGTCTATTGCAACACGAAGAGGAACACCCGCTGCAATATGCTCACGAATATTTTCGTAAATCAATATTGAAGCGTCAATACCCATCCCAATCGATACCACCATGCCGGCAATACCAGGCAAGGTTAAGGTCGCGTTGAAGTATGACAAGAACAATAAAATCAGGAACAAATTTAACATCAACGCAAATACTGCAAAGAGCCCAGGAATCTTGTAGTAGAATATACTAAAAACAAACAATAAAAGCAACGCCACCAAACAAGAAAATATACCTTTATGCACAGAATCTTGTCCCAACTTTGCACCAACACGGTTCTCTTGTTCAAACTTGAGCGGCGCAACCAATGAACCAGAGCGCAAAACGATCGACAAATCGAGCGCTTCTTTTTGTGACGCAATGTTGGTAATGCTTGCTTTACCGCCAGGAATGGCACCTTGAATAACCGGATCTGAGAACATAACATTGTCAATTACAATGCCCAAGTGCTTGCCAACATTGTTTGATGTAATATCAGCAAATTCATCAGCACCAACACTGTCTAAAACAAAGCCAACTTGCGCTTTGCCGTACTGGTCAAACTCAACGCGAGAATCGGTAATGTGCTCGCCAGTCATGTCAGGAAAGGCTGAAACCAAGAAATAACGACGTGGTTCACCTTCATCAGAGCGACCAGGAACAATCATTTTATCTTGTGGCAAATCGCCATCAAATTTATCAAGCAACGTTTCTGCTTTTGCAGCACTTTCTTCAACTAATTTAAGTTCCAAATGTGCAGTCTTTTGTACAATTGCTTTAACACGGTCAGGGTCATCAAGGCCTGGCAGCTGTACCACCACTTGGCGTGCGCCATGCTGTTGTACCAAGTTTCCTTCAACGCCGTAGTTGCCCAAACGCGTAGAAAGTACGTTAACTGCCTGCTCAACGGCACCAACGCGCAAAGCGCTGTCGATATCGCTGGTCAAGGTTGCGCGTACCACAACACCAGAACGTTTAACATTCAAGATAGTGCCACGATGTTCTTTAATAATGTTGAAGCATGATTTTGCAACTTCTTCGTCAGCAAATATCAGCTCAAGCGCGCCATCGTTAAAGGTCTTTGAGGTTGGCAATGTTTTTAAACCCTTGCTGGTCAGCAATTGGTCAAGAGATCTATTTTCTAACGCTAAGCGATTTTCAAGTGCCTTTTCAACTTCAACACCCAAAACAAGATACGTACCACCGGCAATATCAATACCTTTATTGATACCGGCCAAGCGCATAGAACCAAGCATTTTTTTGAAATAGCCAGTAAACGAACTTTCCTGCTTTGCTTCACGCATCGCTTTTTCATCGAAAGAAACCATGAAATAAGTTCCGCCAATCATAACAAGAACCCAGAACATGACTGGAGCAAATAGTAATCTGACTAAACCTGATTGAGCGCTCATACGTATCTCCTAAAAAGGTTAATCTACTCTCTCTGACTTATGATGATTCTGTCCGTCTACGCTTTGCTTCGACGCGACATCCGCTTTTGCTAAAGCTACGCCGGACACGCAAGATGAGCGGGAAGGGCGTCCTTCGAGACGCAACTAAAGTTGCTCCTCAGGATGAGCGGACTAACTTTTCACGTATATTTCATTAAAAAAAAGGGGCCTGCCAGTCGTAGCCTTGGCGAAGACTGGTGCCGAGAAGGAGACTCGAACTCCTATGGGGTTTCCCCCGCTGCCCCCTTAAAGCAGTGTGTCTACCAATTTCACCATCTCGGCATATATTTCAGAGCAATTTCAATGCAAAAACTGCAGTGATAAGGTATCAAAGAAAAGAACACTTCGCAACTGTTTTTCATCAAAAAAGATAACTTTTTCTTTTTAGGCGCCCTTTTTCCCGATTAATCAACAAAATTGTTGCACTGGCTGAAAAGTTTTTTATAGCTTTAAAACAGATATTTTTTTAATAAAACGCAAAATTATTTGGGGAATTTTTATGAAAATAATGAAATTTTTGTCTGTGCTTGCGCTGGCCTTTTCCCTATCCCTCACTGCACAACTGAACGCAGCAGCAGGTCCACTGTTTCACTTGCAACAGGGCTTAACAGCGCTGAAAAGCAAGCTGGCCCAGCTTGGCGAAGCACTTGATAACCTTGCAAACCCAATGATAAAAGCCGAGGATCTTATTACTAATCGCTCGTTTGCGGGGATTAATTATAACAAGTTAACGCTTAAAACATTACAAAATTTTCAAACAAAACTAACAGAAGTACAACAAATAATTAACACTAAAGATTACGATTCAACTAATCCTGTTTGGACAAAAATTATAACACTCTGGGCAAATGAAGAGGGCATCAAATCAAGCAAGATCATCAAGAATCTGAAAGGTGCCCAAGATTGGTATTCAGACAATGATATTCTCTTAAATTTAAACCTGGCACTCAACGAAACAAACACAGAACTTACAAAACGTGCAACCCCACCAACAGCGACCGGGAGCAGTGGCGCAACGACCGGCGGCACAACAGGAACAGGAAGTGGCGCAGCAACAGGAACAGGAAGTGGAAGTGGTGGCGGAGGCGGTTCAACAACAACCTCAGTTTCAAATCTGACCCTACACGAACGCGGACTACTCGAAGCAAAATTTAGACAAAGGGTAAAGTTAGAAGACATAAGTCGCTACCTAGATAGCTTTACAGATCAAACCCTGCAAGGAATTAAAGACCTTCATGTACTAGGAAACTTACAAACAAATTTAATTCGCTTGAATACAAAAAATCCAAGCAACATACAAATAACCGACTACTTAACAAAAGTCCAAACCAGAATGTACAATTACCTGTCAACACAAAACTTAAAAAGTACCGATTTAAAAACACTTGAATCATTAAAAACTCATCTGGAAACATTACAAGAATCTACACTAATACCAACTCTTCAACCCGGCATTCAAACCCTGCTTACAACAATTGAAACCAAAATATACAAAAATCTATCAAAACAAAACTTGGACACTACTAGCCTAACAACATTGCAAACATTAAAAATCCATCTTGAAAAATTGAAGAATTCTAGATTAATACCAACGCTCCAGCCTAGTATCCAAACATTACTTACAACAATTGAAACTAAAATAACAGCTGCGTCAGTATCAACCGGCCGAACAATTCAAACATCCAAAGATACCATTGATAATCTTTGCACAACAATAAACAGTAACGTTGCCTTCAGCAGCACAAACCTTGATGGTGGCCCCCATAGCTTTTTTGTTAAAAATAAAAACAAAATTTATTCTCTTCAAGAAATTGCAAACAAACAAGCGACCGATGGTTCAGACCTATCAACAGTCTTCAATTATTTCGTACAACAGGTAAAAACACTTAATTTAACAAAAGCTCAATTAGAGAACATTTTTGGACATGCCCCACAAGAAATTAAAGAGGGCTTAGGCATGGTGGCCTCAGCTGACGACGTGAAAGCAGCACAAGAAAAAGAAGAGCTCGGCAAGTTAAGGCGCACAATAAAAGGATTAAACGATTTCTTCGCTAAGCCTATAAAATTAAAAATGGAGCAAGGAAAGGACCTGGCAGGATTCGAAAAAGGCAAACTCAAAAATCCTTACCTGAATGACTGCGACACATCAATAAATTATTTCGAAACAAACCAACCAGTCCACAATGCTTCTGACGTAACGCCAGAAATGGCAAGACTCAAAACGTTACTTGAAAGCATAAAAACGTATCTTAAATCAAAAGAGACTATACCAGCGCTTCAAACAACCTGTGAAGATTTTATTACGCAAATTGATCCATTAATTAACAAGCTTCCCTAGCAGTTCATAAAAATTTAAGGAGCTGAAAAGAATGAAAAGAAATAACGTTATAGCGCTCATCAGTTTGGCAGCACTGTTGCAAGCGACGCCGCTAAACGCAGCAGCAGGCCCACTGTTTCAATTACAACAGGGCTTAACCGCACTTAAAAGTAAGCTTGCCCAGCTCGGTGAAGCGCTCAATGATATTACCAACCCACCAGTTGTACCGCCAATAACACCGGCAGAAATAACCAAATTAGACGCTATACAGACAGCCCTAGCAACAAAAATAACGGCTGCAGCAACAGCACCAGCAACCTCAAAAACGCCTGAAACTATTATCACTGAAGCACGAACTAGATTTGAAAATTTTGTTACACAGGCAATACAGAAATTTAATGCAGCCACAACAGCAGATCCTGATTTATCTAAAAATAACCCACAAGAATTCCAAGATCTGGAATACTATGCAGAACTCAACCCAACCAGCATGAGACAATATACAGCTCAGTATATTGACCCAAATAAGCTCAACAATAAAGAATTGTCAGACCTCAAGACTGACTTGGAAGCGGCAGACAAGGCTCTAAAGGCCCTAGCTGCTGGAACACCATACTCTACTAATGCCTTTTGGGACGCCATTACCAGTCCAAGAACAAAGACGGATATTGAAGGTGATTATGAACTTCCCGATGATGTAAAAAATTTTTTAACACGCGTAACCAATACGCTTAATTCAAAAATAATACCAAAAACAGAGTTGCCTCGTTACGTCGCTAAAAACCTTGCATTCTTGGCCATACTTTATCTGGAACGCGGCGGGCTTGAAGGCACAGCAGTAGATACTTTTGTACAATTGCCAGCAGAATATCAAAGCTTAGATCAAGCAACACAAGAACAAATAGCACAAGATGCGTGGAGCCTACTCATGGCACAAGAACACGACATGATTGCTCAATGTCTAACGCTGAGCAATCATGCTTCAGGCAGTACACAAACTTTTTTGCAAGCAAGAATTAGAACGCTTATCAATGCAGCAAGCAGCGGGGCAACAGGAAAAGCAACACCTGAAGAGATCCGAGCTTTTTATAAACACACATTAAGCGCTTACAACAAACCAACAACAACAAAATTAGAAACCTTTTATGCCTCGGTACCACCAATTTACTCTGCTGGCTTTCTCTATATTTTTGCCAAAAACAAAGACAAATTAGAAAGAATATTAAAAGATCAAGATGCAAACACACAAAACCGCTTAAAAAACCTATTTGATGATATAAACTTTAATTTTGAAATACATCAATTTGTTAGTAAAAAACCAGACAGTTCTGTTTGGGCAAAAATCAAGCCAGCAACTAGCACCGGCACACCATCAACACAGCCTGGACCAAAGACAACAGGAACCACAACTCACCTGCCACCTGCTTTAAGCATCAAACTAAGTGGAGGAAAAGCTAAGTATGCTGATATACAAAACTTAGACATAAACACTTTGCACGCTTCAATAAAAGAGCTAAAAAATATACTTTCTCTCCTGAAAAAAGAAAATCATAAACGATCAAAACCAGCATTAGAAACAAAAATAACGAATCTAAAAACCAAAATAGCCGCACTAGAAAGCGCAGAAAAAGCAGCCCAGGCGCTCAAAGACAGTGCGAATGCAGGCCAATTACTTGCGCAACAACAACAAGAAGCTACAGATCTTGCTGAGCTAGACGGTATAATAACCACTATAAAATCAACAGAATTTTTACCAACTGACCCAACGCGTTTTTAT encodes:
- a CDS encoding glycerol-3-phosphate acyltransferase is translated as MIMVVVCPLLIFAYLVGSIPSGYLLCRFFFKIDITQHGSGNIGATNVARVLGNINFFFLILFFDALKAFLVMFVADLVLRSQGVMFNQNYLVLCAAALLFGNACSIFLRFKGGKGVATALGALLYLIPLYLVVLFVVAWACLFAITRQSFIASLGSIVLLTLYYGLLVNIDLMFYFFVVLCCWLVVRHKNNLSQFFNHNR
- the secD gene encoding protein translocase subunit SecD — protein: MSAQSGLVRLLFAPVMFWVLVMIGGTYFMVSFDEKAMREAKQESSFTGYFKKMLGSMRLAGINKGIDIAGGTYLVLGVEVEKALENRLALENRSLDQLLTSKGLKTLPTSKTFNDGALELIFADEEVAKSCFNIIKEHRGTILNVKRSGVVVRATLTSDIDSALRVGAVEQAVNVLSTRLGNYGVEGNLVQQHGARQVVVQLPGLDDPDRVKAIVQKTAHLELKLVEESAAKAETLLDKFDGDLPQDKMIVPGRSDEGEPRRYFLVSAFPDMTGEHITDSRVEFDQYGKAQVGFVLDSVGADEFADITSNNVGKHLGIVIDNVMFSDPVIQGAIPGGKASITNIASQKEALDLSIVLRSGSLVAPLKFEQENRVGAKLGQDSVHKGIFSCLVALLLLFVFSIFYYKIPGLFAVFALMLNLFLILLFLSYFNATLTLPGIAGMVVSIGMGIDASILIYENIREHIAAGVPLRVAIDNGFKGVMPVILDSNITTFLTGAVLFYFGGPAIKGFAVTLMMGIVATILSGVYFLKSLFSFTMDRMGVRSIRF